In Candidatus Hydrogenedentota bacterium, one genomic interval encodes:
- a CDS encoding SAM-dependent chlorinase/fluorinase produces the protein MSGDARPPLVTLTTDFGTRDPWVAAMKGVIHRINPAARIEDLTHGIGAQNVLEGALFLAGAVPYFPEGVIHVVVVDPGVGSDRKPLIAECAGQTLVLPDNGLLTLLDRRSTVTRAHVIENPAFTLRDPSATFHGRDIFAPAAAHASLGRPLEEFGPEAGDPRRIDIPEPHTDAEGQIHGVIIHLDRFGNCITNIGRDMAPEESDYRVQVAAKTLPRIHRTYGDVPPGALVALFGSSGYLEIAVSMESAARALQLRPGAPVTLYRP, from the coding sequence GTGTCTGGCGACGCCCGTCCTCCCCTTGTTACGCTGACCACGGACTTCGGCACCCGCGACCCGTGGGTCGCGGCCATGAAGGGCGTGATCCACCGCATCAATCCGGCGGCGCGTATCGAGGACCTCACCCACGGCATCGGCGCGCAGAATGTCCTGGAAGGGGCGCTGTTCCTGGCGGGCGCCGTCCCGTACTTTCCCGAGGGCGTTATCCATGTCGTGGTCGTGGATCCGGGCGTTGGTTCCGACCGCAAGCCGCTGATCGCCGAATGCGCCGGACAGACGCTGGTGCTGCCCGATAATGGACTGCTCACGCTGCTTGACCGGCGGAGCACGGTTACGCGCGCGCACGTCATTGAGAATCCCGCGTTCACGCTGCGCGATCCGAGTGCGACCTTCCATGGGCGCGATATCTTTGCCCCCGCCGCGGCCCACGCTTCGCTTGGCCGCCCGCTGGAGGAATTCGGCCCGGAAGCGGGCGATCCGCGGCGCATTGACATCCCCGAACCGCACACGGACGCGGAGGGCCAGATCCACGGCGTGATCATCCATCTGGACCGCTTCGGAAACTGCATCACGAACATCGGCCGCGACATGGCGCCGGAGGAGTCGGACTACCGCGTGCAGGTCGCCGCGAAAACGCTACCGCGCATTCACCGTACCTACGGCGATGTGCCGCCGGGCGCGCTGGTTGCGCTCTTTGGCAGCTCGGGTTATCTGGAGATCGCGGTGTCGATGGAGAGCGCGGCGCGCGCGCTGCAACTGCGGCCCGGCGCGCCGGTGACGCTGTACCGTCCCTGA
- a CDS encoding SDR family NAD(P)-dependent oxidoreductase codes for MRVIITGASKGIGRGIATRLAEAGHQLGLLARSAPELNCLREELPAHGGPHAVAPCDIRDHAATAAAMDALLAELGGVDALINNAGLVIRKSCFELSLDEWNALVETNVNGLFYATRAVLGPMREQGFGHLINISSISGKFPLAGGSAYAATKYACTGFSQSLFQEVRDYGIKVTTIFPGSVDSASHRHDPGADHGWKVTPEEVGQACLDVLNTRQGNCVSEVEIRPLARPPRT; via the coding sequence ATGCGGGTTATCATCACGGGCGCAAGCAAGGGCATTGGCCGGGGAATCGCCACCCGGCTCGCGGAGGCGGGCCATCAACTCGGCCTGCTGGCGAGGTCCGCGCCGGAGCTGAACTGCCTGCGGGAGGAACTGCCGGCGCACGGCGGCCCCCATGCCGTGGCGCCCTGCGATATTCGCGATCATGCCGCGACGGCCGCCGCCATGGACGCGCTCCTGGCGGAATTGGGCGGCGTGGACGCGCTCATCAACAACGCCGGCCTCGTGATACGCAAGAGCTGCTTTGAACTGAGCCTCGACGAATGGAACGCGCTGGTCGAGACGAACGTCAACGGCCTCTTTTACGCCACCCGGGCCGTACTGGGCCCCATGCGCGAGCAGGGCTTCGGCCACCTCATCAACATCTCCTCCATCTCCGGGAAGTTTCCCCTGGCGGGCGGCAGCGCCTATGCGGCGACCAAGTACGCCTGCACCGGCTTCTCGCAGTCCCTGTTTCAGGAGGTGCGCGACTACGGCATCAAGGTCACCACGATTTTTCCGGGGTCCGTAGATTCCGCCTCGCACCGGCACGACCCCGGAGCCGATCACGGTTGGAAAGTCACGCCGGAGGAAGTCGGACAGGCCTGCCTGGACGTCTTGAACACGCGCCAGGGCAACTGCGTCAGCGAGGTGGAGATCCGTCCCCTCGCGCGGCCGCCGAGGACCTGA
- a CDS encoding DUF72 domain-containing protein, whose translation MAWDAGLLRLGTCSWTAKGWEEAFYPPGVKAADYIAHYAERFSTVEIDASFYGVPRDTTLMKWQDATPPGFLFAAKAPKEITHDRFLVGCEPALKHFLTAMEILGDKCGPLLFQFPYFAQRTGVDINLFLEKLALFLPLLPESGFQFAVEVRNKAWISAPLLDLLGTHNIALALIDHPWMSRPNMLFRQIDLHTAPFLYIRWLGDRYAIEKKTKVWKEVVVNRDEGTGEWIPPIQAALERQLRVYGYVNNHYGGYAPHDVAVLESALEPHLPRRV comes from the coding sequence ATGGCCTGGGACGCCGGATTGCTCCGTCTGGGGACGTGCAGCTGGACCGCGAAGGGCTGGGAGGAGGCCTTCTACCCGCCGGGCGTGAAGGCGGCGGACTATATCGCGCACTATGCGGAGCGATTTTCGACGGTGGAGATCGACGCGAGCTTCTACGGCGTGCCGCGCGACACGACCCTGATGAAATGGCAAGACGCGACCCCGCCGGGTTTCCTCTTCGCCGCCAAGGCCCCGAAGGAAATCACGCACGATCGCTTTCTCGTGGGGTGCGAGCCCGCACTGAAGCATTTTCTCACCGCCATGGAAATCCTGGGGGACAAGTGCGGGCCGCTGCTCTTCCAGTTTCCGTACTTCGCCCAGCGGACCGGCGTGGATATCAACCTGTTTCTTGAAAAGCTGGCGCTATTCCTGCCGTTGCTGCCGGAAAGCGGCTTTCAGTTCGCGGTCGAAGTGCGCAACAAGGCCTGGATCAGCGCGCCGCTGCTCGATCTCCTCGGGACGCACAACATTGCGCTCGCGCTGATTGACCACCCCTGGATGAGCCGTCCGAACATGTTGTTCCGACAGATTGATCTGCACACCGCGCCGTTCCTCTACATCCGCTGGCTCGGGGACCGCTACGCGATCGAAAAAAAGACCAAGGTGTGGAAGGAAGTCGTTGTAAACCGCGACGAAGGCACGGGCGAGTGGATCCCCCCGATCCAGGCCGCCCTGGAGCGGCAATTGCGCGTCTACGGCTACGTCAACAACCACTACGGCGGCTACGCGCCCCACGATGTCGCCGTGCTCGAATCGGCCCTCGAACCCCACCTGCCCCGGCGCGTTTGA